TCGCCAAATGAGACGACCTCTTAGTGTCGGGAGGGCTTTCGAGCAGTGGGAGCCGGTATATCGAGAACTTCGAGCGTGTGTCGACAGAGGCGACGACGGCGAGAGGCCGACGCCGGAGAGGACAAAGCGGTGAAGTGGAATCTGCGGCTCGTGGCGGCGCACCGCGGTATCTGGAAAGCCGGTGAACTGCAGAACCGGTTGGCCGAACACGGGTTGCACGTCTCCGCGGGAAAACTGTCGGGGCTGTGGTCCGGAACGCCGATCAGTCTGAAATTGTCCGATTTGGATGTTATCTGCAGCGCATTGGACTGCGAGGTCGGAGAGTTGCTGACCCGGAAGCCGGAAGATCCGTCCCGGGAGGAACCACACGTGGTACCGCCCAGGACCCTGCCCACCTGAACCAGGGGGAGAGGGGCGAATGACTCTTTACGTCAGTGCTCGTTGTGGGGATGTGCCGCCGTGACGGTCGGTCCGGTCGATTACCTGGTGGAGCAAGTTCGTGCTGGAGGAGGGGGCTCTGGGCAGCAACGACACTGCCGGACAAGTGTCCGTGATCGTCAGTGGTGTGCGACCGCGCGACGCTTGATTCCGTCACCGTGGCACTATTTGACTCCGTGGTCCGTCGGGACTCGACACGAGCACGAAACGGCACGCGAAATCCCGTCGACGGTCCGTAGTCCCCCTGTAGCGTGAAAATACAGCCGCACGATCCCGTGCGGTGCGACACTGCCCGTCGGCGGTGCTGCTCAAGTGAAGCTCCCCGTATCCATCCACCTTGCGGAGACGACGATGCCGGCGAGGAGAGAACATGGCAGAACCGGGGCTTCCCCACAGGTTCGTCCCGACCTCCACCTCGTGGACCAATGCCCACTGTGGTTGGGTTCTCGGGTTCTCCGAGAAGGACGCCACCACGCGAGCGACTCTGTTGCACACCGTCAACGGTGGACTGACCTGGCAACAGCGAGCAGCACCCGAGGTGACGGT
This genomic stretch from Actinopolyspora halophila DSM 43834 harbors:
- a CDS encoding helix-turn-helix domain-containing protein, with the protein product MKWNLRLVAAHRGIWKAGELQNRLAEHGLHVSAGKLSGLWSGTPISLKLSDLDVICSALDCEVGELLTRKPEDPSREEPHVVPPRTLPT